The DNA region TCATCCGGAATTTCTTTTCTTTTATTATTTCATCCAGCCATTCTCCTTCGTAACCCGGCATGCCATATTCAAATGAAACCTGGCATTTGTGAATCTGGTCGACCTTGGCGCCGTCCGGGAATTGTTTCAGGCCGGCGATGAATTGCCTGAAGTCGCCGGTGACGGTGATGGTCCAGGACGGGCGGTTGTAGAGATAGAATTCGGGCTCGGTTTGTCCGAGATAATTTAACAGGAATCCGTAGTCATTAGGCAAATAGACGGTCTTCTGTTGTTCCAGGCCCGGAAAGCCCCGGCCTTCAGTCCGGCTCAGAATCATAATTGGCAGTTTGATGCTCTGGATTTGGTTGTGTTGCATAATCCCGGCGGCGGAAACGAGGGCACAGAATATTCCGATGAGAACCAAAATGGTTCTATTCATAAGGTAACCCCTCCGTCCCTGTGGGACTACGGGATAAGAGGCTATACGTCACTGCGTTCCTATAGCCCCTAAGCCCGATTACGATTAATATAGTGCGATTCATAAAATACAATATAACCACAGATTTCACCGATTACACTGATTAGCGTATTAAAATCTGCGTAATCTGTGGTCTATTTCCCCTCCCTGGCCTTAGGAATTTCGCTGTCGCTGGCGCTATCGCGGTCTCTGCGGAGTTTTCCGTGCGCTCCTATCGGTGCTCCGTTTCTCTGCGGAGTTCCAAGACCAGGGTGAGCTTTTTGGTGTCCTTGCCCCGTTGGACCGTGATTTCCACCTTGTCGCCGGCCTTCTTATTACCCAATGCGCATTTCAGGTCAACCATATCAGCTATCAGCTGATTGTCCACCATGATAATCACGTCGTCCTTCTGCAGTCCGGCCTTGGCCGCCGGGCCGCCGGCTACCGCTTCCACCACGGTCAGGCCTTTGGTGTCCGCCTTGGGCTCCGCTAATTGCACGCCCATCAGCGGCCGCACTTCGTCTATCTTCAGGATTTTGGTAAAACACAGGTAATCAGCCGGATTGTTGCCATAGCCCTCCAGCACATCCATTACGCCGCCTGGGCTGGTCTCAACACACAGGATGGAGGAGTAATTCAGCCCGGTGCGCCATTTGGCCCGGGCCGGTATGCCGAATCGGTAGATGATATGACCGCCACCCACCACGACCACTTCATGCCCGTTGGCCGCGTCTGGACCCAGCGCGCGGAAGAAACCGGCTACGGAATCGGCCATGGTGTCCTCCCAGATGCACTGGGATTCGTAGAAGTTCTCAAAGTTCATGCCCATGCCGCTGTGCGCCTTGAATCGTTCGGTGATGTAATCGCGGTGATTCTTGTCCGCGGTATCAATCTTTTCCGGCAGGAGTTTACGCTCCTCGGCGGTGAGCGACTTCAGACCGTTGCGTGCCACCTTACGGCTTATTTCAGCCGGCGCGTTCATGGCCACCACCTTGAAACCATTAGTCCGGGCCAGGTTGACCATGGGCTGATACATGGACCAGTCAAAGCTCCAGCGGGTGTAATACTCGGTCTTGCGGAGCAGTTCCGGCTCGCTTATCTTTCCGGCCGTGTAGTCATCCAGGAATGACTGGTAGGGGCGCTGGAACATCTCCATGGCGAGGGCGATTTTGCGGGTCTGGCCGTTTTTGTCAACGACCGCGCGCAACACCTTTTCCTGCATCTGGTGGTGCAGGACGTTGTCGTGCGTCTCGCCTACATAAATAATGTTGCTCTTGATGGCCTCGGCGATCATCTCGTCAAAGGAGACGAACTTCTTTTTCGCCACGCTGTAGATATTGCCAATCAGTTTCTCAGTCGGCATTTCTTTGAGGTCCCTTAACTCTATGGGTGACGATGGC from Planctomycetota bacterium includes:
- a CDS encoding ChaN family lipoprotein; its protein translation is MKKKMWLFGLAAVSALVIQNIWAAPPVIPPPPSSPIELRDLKEMPTEKLIGNIYSVAKKKFVSFDEMIAEAIKSNIIYVGETHDNVLHHQMQEKVLRAVVDKNGQTRKIALAMEMFQRPYQSFLDDYTAGKISEPELLRKTEYYTRWSFDWSMYQPMVNLARTNGFKVVAMNAPAEISRKVARNGLKSLTAEERKLLPEKIDTADKNHRDYITERFKAHSGMGMNFENFYESQCIWEDTMADSVAGFFRALGPDAANGHEVVVVGGGHIIYRFGIPARAKWRTGLNYSSILCVETSPGGVMDVLEGYGNNPADYLCFTKILKIDEVRPLMGVQLAEPKADTKGLTVVEAVAGGPAAKAGLQKDDVIIMVDNQLIADMVDLKCALGNKKAGDKVEITVQRGKDTKKLTLVLELRRETEHR